From one Stigmatella aurantiaca genomic stretch:
- a CDS encoding class I SAM-dependent methyltransferase: MKTSDAVRAVERNTVIAPPYDGHSLADVFHQATSWLDGIHRQLTHGGDVHVAMQTLHRGLFLLRRQWSRKDWRHFCLEHAPIHPLRELLHQCPFTRHGYERPRGYAGDAALIDYLYAECVGAEGHMQPGGHIYRFMYQQPSPRSVRERRVLLAREIDAAATRTHMPRLLSVACGHLRESELSHAVKEHHIGDFIAFDQDPMSLTEVTRQHPNNAIRPVCGSVRALLTGRTVFGHLDLAYSAGLYDYLSDNTARRLTQILFNMLNPGGRLMVANFATCPEAGYLEAFMDWWLIYRDEDQMQALTLDIDPNEIAATNMFRDSEQNVIYLTLDRR, translated from the coding sequence GTGAAGACGTCCGATGCCGTCCGCGCGGTGGAGCGCAACACCGTGATCGCGCCCCCCTACGACGGACATTCGCTGGCGGATGTGTTCCACCAGGCCACCTCATGGCTGGATGGCATCCACCGGCAGCTCACCCACGGTGGCGATGTGCATGTGGCGATGCAGACGTTGCATCGAGGGCTCTTCCTCCTGCGCCGCCAATGGAGCCGGAAAGACTGGCGCCACTTTTGCCTGGAGCACGCGCCGATTCACCCCCTGCGCGAGCTGCTGCACCAATGTCCCTTCACCCGCCACGGTTATGAGCGCCCGCGAGGCTATGCAGGCGACGCGGCGTTGATCGACTACCTCTACGCGGAGTGCGTGGGGGCCGAAGGGCACATGCAGCCGGGCGGCCACATCTACCGCTTCATGTACCAGCAGCCGAGCCCCCGGAGCGTCCGGGAGCGGCGCGTGTTGCTGGCACGGGAGATCGACGCGGCGGCCACGCGCACGCACATGCCCCGCCTCCTCTCGGTGGCCTGCGGACACCTGCGGGAGTCCGAGCTGTCACACGCCGTGAAGGAGCACCACATCGGGGACTTCATCGCCTTCGATCAGGATCCGATGAGCCTGACGGAGGTGACGCGCCAGCACCCCAACAACGCCATCCGGCCCGTCTGCGGCTCGGTGCGCGCGCTGCTGACGGGGCGCACGGTGTTCGGCCACCTGGACCTCGCCTACTCGGCAGGCCTGTATGACTACCTGTCGGACAACACCGCCCGGCGCCTCACGCAGATCCTCTTCAACATGCTCAACCCGGGCGGGCGCCTGATGGTGGCCAACTTCGCCACCTGCCCCGAGGCTGGCTACCTGGAGGCCTTCATGGACTGGTGGCTCATCTACCGCGATGAGGACCAGATGCAGGCCCTCACCCTGGACATCGATCCCAACGAGATCGCCGCCACGAACATGTTCCGTGACAGCGAGCAGAACGTCATTTACCTGACGCTGGACCGGCGCTGA
- a CDS encoding alpha/beta fold hydrolase: MPYLPIRGAQLYYEDSGGPGEPIVFSHGLLWDSKLYAQQIASLKDRYRCIAYDHRGQGRSLAPPGKGIELRTVYEDAVALIQALGVGPCHFVGLSMGGFVGLRVAARHPELLRSLILMDTSADAETLWNLSRYWLLTAATHWLGLRPVVDRIMSIYFGQDFLKDPARAAEREALRRQLASNPRDVWRAMQGVITRRAVTSELERIRTPTLILVGEDDVVTTPERAESLHARIAGSRLVRLPHVGHMSNLEQPEQVNQVLHRFLVDISAKERATVRPPRKGPLVEAWQP, from the coding sequence ATGCCCTATCTGCCCATTCGCGGTGCTCAGCTCTACTACGAGGACTCGGGAGGACCCGGCGAGCCCATCGTCTTCAGCCACGGGTTGCTCTGGGACTCGAAGCTCTATGCCCAGCAGATTGCTTCCTTGAAGGACCGCTACCGCTGCATTGCCTATGACCACCGGGGCCAGGGGCGCAGCCTGGCGCCGCCCGGCAAGGGCATCGAGCTGAGGACGGTCTACGAGGATGCGGTGGCGCTCATCCAGGCGCTGGGCGTGGGGCCGTGCCACTTCGTGGGGCTGTCCATGGGGGGCTTCGTGGGGCTGCGCGTCGCCGCGCGCCACCCGGAGCTGCTGCGCTCGCTCATCCTGATGGACACGTCCGCAGATGCCGAGACGCTGTGGAACCTGTCGCGCTACTGGCTGCTGACGGCGGCCACGCACTGGCTGGGGCTGCGGCCCGTGGTGGACCGCATCATGTCCATCTACTTCGGACAGGACTTCCTGAAGGACCCGGCCCGGGCCGCCGAGCGCGAGGCGCTGCGCCGTCAGCTGGCGAGCAACCCCCGGGACGTGTGGCGGGCGATGCAGGGGGTGATTACCCGGCGCGCCGTCACCAGCGAGCTGGAGCGCATCCGCACCCCCACGCTCATCCTCGTGGGGGAGGACGACGTGGTGACGACGCCCGAGCGCGCCGAGTCACTGCACGCCCGCATCGCCGGCTCGCGGCTCGTGCGGCTGCCCCACGTGGGCCACATGTCGAACCTGGAGCAGCCGGAGCAGGTGAACCAGGTGCTCCACCGTTTCCTGGTGGACATTTCCGCGAAGGAGCGCGCCACGGTGCGGCCCCCCCGGAAGGGCCCCCTGGTGGAAGCATGGCAGCCGTGA
- a CDS encoding pilus assembly protein PilB, whose amino-acid sequence MRLGEWLVHHGALTPEQVETALAYQARWKCKFGQAVLELNMMPREPFLRLLAGHLKVAFIRPEQIDKVPAATVRKLRADVLARLRVVPLRFEQVGARGSVYLATHQPENLQLLDEASFVTGLTVVPVLAMAEDIERTLRRHGVLGGRHLEPIELPPEEEFRPSLSPGR is encoded by the coding sequence ATGAGGCTGGGAGAGTGGCTGGTTCACCACGGGGCGTTGACGCCCGAGCAGGTGGAGACCGCGCTCGCCTATCAAGCCCGCTGGAAGTGCAAGTTCGGCCAGGCGGTCCTGGAGCTGAACATGATGCCGCGCGAGCCGTTTCTGCGCTTGCTGGCCGGCCACCTGAAGGTGGCGTTCATCCGTCCGGAGCAGATCGACAAGGTGCCCGCGGCCACCGTGCGCAAGCTGCGGGCCGACGTGCTCGCCCGGCTGCGGGTGGTGCCCCTGCGCTTCGAGCAGGTGGGGGCCCGGGGCTCGGTGTATCTGGCGACGCACCAGCCCGAGAACCTTCAGCTGCTCGACGAGGCGTCCTTCGTCACCGGCCTCACCGTCGTGCCCGTGCTGGCGATGGCCGAGGACATCGAGCGGACCTTGCGGCGCCACGGCGTTCTCGGGGGACGCCACCTGGAGCCCATCGAACTGCCTCCCGAGGAGGAGTTCCGTCCCTCCCTGTCCCCCGGACGCTGA
- a CDS encoding STAS/SEC14 domain-containing protein — protein sequence MPFQIHVHQPERILEVIYPPQPTQQDVDEYLSRVREIIEGLGEWSALVDQSQLRVMSAAMVAVMAKLNAFAQLKGMKRSARIVSTAASGLQAWRMTKQAMLNIPARTFESRDEALAWLKNPDDE from the coding sequence ATGCCCTTCCAGATTCACGTCCACCAGCCCGAGCGCATCCTCGAAGTCATCTACCCGCCCCAACCCACCCAGCAGGACGTGGACGAGTACTTGTCGCGCGTGCGGGAGATCATCGAGGGGCTCGGCGAGTGGAGCGCGCTGGTGGATCAATCCCAGCTCCGGGTCATGTCCGCCGCGATGGTGGCGGTGATGGCGAAGCTCAACGCGTTCGCCCAGCTCAAGGGCATGAAGCGCTCGGCGCGCATCGTGTCCACCGCGGCCTCGGGCCTCCAGGCCTGGAGGATGACGAAACAGGCCATGCTCAACATTCCGGCGCGCACGTTCGAGTCGCGCGATGAAGCGTTGGCCTGGCTAAAGAATCCAGACGACGAGTAA